From Argopecten irradians isolate NY chromosome 3, Ai_NY, whole genome shotgun sequence:
gaTGTAAGCACATTCCAGGTTTAAAGTCATTTACTTCCAAATTAGAACAAGGCTTAATTGTCGTTTCGTATACAATCTATCCTGTTAATGGGTCAAAAAAACTAGacaatgagttttgtgtaattCAAGATAATTCAAGAAAAACCATTCTCATTTTGTTATTTGGCTGAAGACTGGGGCATTAACAATATACCTCTCACTGCAAGTGAACTCTACTTTGCCACATACTAATTTCCCCCATActttatatattgattattcCCCGTCGTTCAAAAGGTAAAGCTTTGACATTTGAATTATTGTTTAAGTCTCAAATTAACAATACCTTAACTTACGTTGGATAAATTTCACTGTGCATACAGTTAATTCATTGATTTTAATTCTACAATCGTAAATGCGCAAGTAATTGTTACCATGTCCTTGTCCATTATTTGTAACTGACAATTAATCTTTATTAATAAAGTCAATTGTCCATGTCCATCTTAACCTATAACGATTGTATAATGACTTCTCTCTGGGACAGAATAAAGACAACAGTAAACTTAATCGGCCTTCTCAtcatattttacagaaattacGTAATAGTCACCGAACACAACCCGGTTTAACAATGAGGGAGCTTCTATTCTCACGATCTTTTAATCATAGGTTTCTGTTACAATGACAATATAACAATGATTTTATTCtcgtaaacaaacaaacagtagtgtagagaatatataaacatgaCATATACCGGatccatatatacatatttctgCATACATATTAATGGTGAACTAGTGCACCTACATAGGGTATACTGGTTATATTACCGCACTGAATTAAGTCTGTCTTGtataatgattaaaattttgTAAGTGAAATGAGTTCATCGTATACGTCCTTGATCGTTGACTTCATAATTGAAATGAGTATCAAATAATGACACGCATGTGGCAGATCAACTTCGCTCGCCAAGGTCATTCACTAGCCAAGGGGAAGTAGGTCCCATATTTTAAATAGCCACGATAATCCTGTAGACGATAAATATGTCTGAGGTACACCACGGTGTTGAAATTCGAACAAGAGAGATGCATACGGGCGGGGAACCATTGCGAGTGATAGAATCTGGTTTCCCCTCTCCTCGGGGCGACACAATACTCGACAAAATTCGGTACACAAGGGAAAAGCTGGACTCTTATAGAAAATTTCTGATGTATGAGCCACGAGGTCACTTTGACATGTATGGAGCACTGTTAGTGCCAGCGGACAATACGAAGGCCGATTTGGCCACAATATTCATGCACAATGAGGGTTATAGCACGATGTGTGGACATGCGGTTATCGCCCTTGGACGGTACGCCGTGGATTCGGGGCTAGTCCAGAGCCCTTCCAGTCCAGAGACACGCGTGGCGATCCAGTGTCCCTGCGGATTGGTGGAGGCGTTCGTGGAATATAAAGACGGGAAAACCGGAAACGTCCGATTTAACAGTGTTCCAGCTTTTGTCTTCGCTACAGGTATGTAATTGTCAAGagaaatttcacatttttcaaCCGCAACACAGTTAAATAAACTATCTTATTTCCATTACTAGAATTGGTTTGTTTCTGATAAAGAATATAAGTGCAAATCTTAATGCACtaagactgaattgtccctttaacgtTCAGTATGGTGGCCGGTTAACATCGTGTCGCGATCTCGTTGTGTCGAGATTGAGACAATTCGACCCGTCGCAGTCGGCCACCTAAATCGATACAGCGATATTACGATATGGCAataacaactacatgtatacagtagagcCTAGTCGTGATTTTAAAAATGTCATGACTTCTTATATCATCTTTATGCTTTCATAGATGTTGCTATAGATGTCCCAGGCTATGGTCATGTGACTGTAGACATTGTGTACGGGGGAGCGTTCTACGCCTTCGTGGACGACACGCAGTACAACTTCCGGTTGGGAGAGGTTTCTATACAGGAAGTGAGGAATGCGGCCGGGGCTACTACAGGTACAATCTCTCACAGAGTTTATCGCAGTTCCCACGTTCACAAAAGGAAACTTACAATTAAAAATTTAATATGCGTCCGAAATACGTTTTTAAAGAATCTTGAAATGTCCGTGGGCCGTTTACAGAGGAGAAATGTGGGGACCGTAATGTACTCTGGGAGAGATAGTTACAGGTATGGCGATTATAAGCTGTTGTAAAACTATTTCCAGTGATGGTCGAATAATCTTGATTCTGTGTGGAATGCACTTGGTGTGAtgctttaaagggacatgaacttAAATAAActatgtaaatttgagtaaagtacatatttaaatatcattccttatgaaacatatgacaagaaatagtgacacattttaaaacattgttaagtattttgattaataccattgaaattccaaatcgctGATCAACACGATTTAAGCAGGTATAAACGTACGCTGTACCCTTCCCCCGAGTCAAAGTcgcgcacgttaaacaaatgcaatgcataaccactgaggagttgatgaaattatttttagacaagaacatgtatgtaataatattaacacaactgtaagagcgatttgagtagttcttgacaaaaattctttactacacaggcaagggtcagggttcggcatacaaggctatgtgtaatggcgattgaacatcTCGCATACATTTGAccacagtgggcttttctgacatatcacagtaaaaccaactaatctaattcccattagaactggttagcttccgaaatatgtgcaagttttaatgtactcttagactgaattgtccctttaatatcaGCTTATATTGTGCAAATGAgttcaaatataaataattgatgATGGACAATTttcatctttctgtattttgaaccggccgcGGTCGGAATTTTGTTAACGATAGTACGTCGTGATGAACTTTAGTGTGACCTTCCCCAATGCACTGcacaatgaaaaacaaaatggtggatcaaaaacgtgggtgaaggtCGTACCCAAACGAATTCCGATAGAACAACAGTGCACGTCAAGATTCAGTAACGAGCTCCGCGATTTTGGAAAGTAGGTAATTATAAATGGTTCACTGAAAAGCACaagacgggagcaactccccacATTATACTTGtgtgatgtacatatatgtgcAATAGGTTCAGGAACCTCCCTTAGCGGTGCCCTGTCGAGTGAAAGTTCTCGTTTGACTTATTGCACTATATCATTCCTTACGctatatacaaattattttataacgatatggcttaaacttcaagaggcccaaagggccttaacggtcatctgactaccttggcaatagtaaaattaattatatatgctgtcactttgtcaggaccatgtcaggatcattttcaatttctttcaacaaattttatttcaaacaagaggcccaagggcattaacatataggaaattaattagatataatgtcatggtagccatcttcgatttgggatcaaccagagatgtaacaatactttgttgggaccatgtcaggatcatttcatgcaagtttcagccaaatcgcaccggtagaacttgagaagaagttcaaaatgtgttttcaagatggcggctgtggcggccatcttggatttcggatcgacccgaaaaataacactttgtcgggaccatgtcaggatcatttcatgcaagtttcagccaaatcgcaccggtagaacttgagaagaagttcaaaatgtgttttcaagatggcggctgtggcggccatcttggatttcggatcgacccgaaaaataacaacactttgtcgggaccatgtcaggatcatttcatgcaagtttcagccaaatcgcaccggtagaacttgagaagaagttcaaaatgtgttttcaagatggcggctgtggcggccatcttggatttcggatcgacccgaaaaataacaacactttgtcgggaccatgtcaggatcatttcatgcaagtttcagccaaatcgcaccggtagaacttgaggagaagttcaaaatgtgttttcaagatggcggctgtggcggccatcttggatttcggatcgacccgaaaaataacaacactttgtcgggaccatgtcaggatcatttcatgcaagtttcagtcaaatcgcactggtagaacttgagaagaagttcaaaatgtgttttcaagatggcggctgtggcggccatcttggatttcggatcaacccgaaaaataacaacactttgtcgggaccatgtcaggatcatttcatgcaagtttcagccaaatcgcactggtagaacttgagaagaagttcaaaatgtgttttcaagatggcggctgtggcggccatcttggatttcggatcgacccgaaaaataacaacactttgtcgggaccatgtcaggatcatttcatgcaagtttcagccaaatcgcaccggtagaacttgagaagaagttcaaaatgtgttttcaagatggcggctgtggcggccatctttgatatcggatcgacccgaaaaataacaacactttgtcgggaccatgtcaggatcatttcatgcaagtttcagtcaaatcgcaccggtagaacttgagaagaagttcaaaatgtgttttcaagatggcggctgtggcggccatcttggatttcggatcgacccgaaaaataacaacactttgtcgggaccatgtcaggatcattccaTGCAATTtttagccaaatcgcacaggtagaacttgagaagaagttcaaaatgtgttttcaagatggcggctgtggcggccatcttggatttcggatcgacccgaaaaataacaacactttgtcgggaccatgtcaggatcatttcatgcaagtttcagccaaatcgcactggtagaacttgagaagaagttcaaaatgtgttttcaagatggcggctgtggcggccatcttggatttcggaacgacccgaaaaataacaacactttgtcgggaccatgtcaggatcatttcatgcaagtttcagtcaaatcgcaccggtagaacttgagaagaagttcaaaatgtgttttcaagatggcggctgtggcggccatcttggatttcggatcgacccgaaaaataacaacactttgtcgggacatGTCAGGATCCCATGAAAAAGAACTTAAGTTCACACGatttgtggcggccatctttgatttccaTCGAcccaaaataacaacatgtcgggaccatgtcaatCATTTTGCAgttttcagtcaaatcgcaccgggtGAGAAGAAGTTCTTGAGAATGGTTGGCGGCTGTGggaggccatcttggattttcgacccgaaaaaataacaaacactttgtcggggacCATACaaaagtcaggatcatttccATGACCAAGTTTTTAGctccaaatcgcacaggtagaaaacttgagaagaagttcaaaaaatgttttcaagatggcggctgtggcggccatcttggatttcggatcgacccgaaaaaaaataacaacactttgtcgggaccccaaaaagaccatgtcaggatcatttcaagcaagtttcagccaaatcgcactggtagaacttgagaagaagttcaaatgtgttttcaagatggcggctgtggcggccatcttggatttcggagaCAACCcgacaaaataacaacactggTTGTCGGGAccatttcaggatcatttcattttGCAAGTTTCAGgtccaaatcgcactggtagaacttgagaagaagttcaaaatgtgttttcaagatggcgggctgtggcggccatcctGGATTTTCGCGGATAATCGACTCTCCGAAAGGCATAACAACAACTTTTGTCGCGGACCCGAGGACTTTTTTCGGCGGTCTCTTTAGATTTCTGTTTTTTTATGTCAAGTGATTCATCTCATCGCAAGATTTCAGCCAAAACGCACCCGGTGATGAACTTGGGATAGCGAAGTTCAAGAATCGTCAAAGTTCTTCAAGTATCCGGCGGCTAGTGAGTCTGAGCAATTCATTTGATATTCTGGTCTCGAGACGAGCCCGAAAAAATATACCACACTTTGTTCAGTATATACCCGAGGGTGTGATGGAGCGGGTCAGAGCGGATTCGAGAGTTCAATGACGCCAGCGAGTTTACAAGTATGCGAAGTACGCAACCGAACCGGGTATAACTTGAGACACAAGTTTCAAAATacgtgttttcaagatggcggctgtggcgccATACTTGGCATTCACACGGATCAAGAACCCGGAGGCGAAAAGCGCGCGCGACACTATCTTGACACAGGGAACACTGACAGGATGTCAGCATCTTCCAATGCAAATATATTAAGTCCAAAAATCGGCTACAGGTTAAGAGATCCTTGAGAAGAATTCTAAGAATGGTGTTTTTCACAAAGATGGAACGACTGGGTGGCGGCTAGCCATCTTAGGATTTCCTGGGATCACGACCcgaaaatataacaaacaaccTTGAGTCGGGAACGATCTAAATGGATGGCAGGATCATTGTCCAAGTGCAAGTcttcagccaaatcgcaactGGTAGAAACTTGAGATAGAAGTTTCAAAAATGAGTTTTCAAGattggcggctgtggcggccatcttggattattcgaggatcgacccgaaaaataatacAACTACTAACCTTGTCAGGACACCCACCAGCCGACTGTCAGGACATCACTTTCAtggcaagtttcagtcaaatcgctaGGAACCGTTGAAGAAACTTGAGACAGAAGTTTTGTGacaaaatcgtattttttcaaCTAGATGGCGCGACCTGGATGGCTGCCATCTTGCGATTTCGTAGTTAAAGtcgttaacgctatttctcaaaaagtaactGAGGGATCACTATTGGTCCCGGGCACCAACCACATTGTTACAGGAGCATTCATGCAAGTTACTCACAAGTGTTGTGCATATCGCATTTTGGGAGAACTTAGATGCAGTTCAAAAAAGTGAGTTTCACTATAGATCGCTAGTGGCGGCCCCAACTTTGATCATTCGGATCGTGCCAAAACATTCTAACAACAACACTGGATTTGTGTCACACGACATGTTAAATTCAAGTTCATATTCATGCAAAGTATCCACAGGTCTAAATTCTGCACGCCGGTAGTAACTGAGATGGGAACTCAAGAGACTTGGTGATCTTTTTTTCATCCAAATTGTCAAACACTTTGTCGTACCGGCATGCTCAgcaatgtggaaaactaatattccttgtcatttCAGCAAGTCAAGATGTTGTTCATTATATAACCTCGCTatcggccagctttcgttttgtgttccaaaaatagaatatgacggtctatttttatcatttttgaggtaggtattccccacgttttcctgccgttttagataaccaatcattgtaataacattaaataaacatctgaaaaccatatctaagcatacagaacaacttatttaaggttcatgtccctttaacctacatgtatgttacttgtTTTTGTTCCATTTGCTGCAGCTGTCTAACGTGTAGCATGAGGTACTCTTTACTCTTTTACAAtgaaaaaacaagaggcccatgggccttaacggtcatctgactcatggcacaaaataacaaagtcacagtataaagtattggttaacgattaatataaacaatacaaggaactccttagttgaatatgtaagtttctgaaataggtaaatgtcatttgttgaacaaacttggtagcccttcatccatatatcgttgtaacccattcaaggattaatataaggaggagtcagattttaaagtgggtcttagctcggtcctttataaactatgattgtcctcacctaaagttccaccttctgaatcaattaaaacccctatagaccaatttccaTTGAGACCGGAGACTGAACCCGAAAACAGGAAGTAGGcaagcggccatcttggaataccaaaatctttacgaaaatgtttgtatgttgttcggcatcaattaaaacccctatagaccaattttcattgagatcggagactgaaaccttaaaacaggaagtgggccagcggccatcttggaataccaaaatctttacgaaaatgtttatatgtttttcggcatcaattaaaacccctatagaccaattttcattgataggagactgaaaccttaaaacaggaagtgggccagcggccatcttggaataccaaaatctttaagaaaatgtttgcatgttgttcggcatcaattaaaaccccgatagaccaattttcattgagatcggagactgaaacctgaaaacaggacgtgggccagctaaaattaagaaaattagcccttttggggccccagtcctcagcccctagggttcggacagactcatttatataaaaatatgattgaccttccccaatgatgtttcacaccaatatggatgaaattcatccaaggatgaaggaggagtatgattttaaagctaaatttaagaaaatttccctatttggggccccacccctcagcccctaagggtctgaccagactcatttataaaatatgattgtccttccccaatgatgtttaacaccaaatatagatgaaatccatccaaggatgaaggaggagtaggattttaaagctaaaattaagaaaatttgcccttttggggcccaaacccctcagcccctagaggTCGGACCAgggtcatttatataaaaacatgattGCCCTTCcgcaatgatgtttcacaccaaatatggatgaaatccatccaaggatgaaggaggagtaggattttaaagctaaaattaagaaaaattgtCCTTTTCGAGCCCCACCcgtcagcccctaggggtcagaccaggctcatttatataaaatatgatagtccttccccaatgatacttcacaccaaatatggatgaaatcaactcaaggatgaaggaggagtaggattttaaagcttaaattaagaaaatttgcccttttggggccccactcgtcagcccctaggggtcagaccaggctcatttatattaaaatatgattgtccttccccaatgatgtttcaaaccaaatatcgatgaaatccatccaaggatgaaggaggagtaggcttttgtataaatagtcttacgcacgacgcacggcggacggcggacggcgcacgacgacggacaaaacacgatgacaataggtcatcctgaccttcggtcaatTGACCTAAAAAATCAggaaaggagtagatatgataggaccagtatttggccttaatttttcaggccggaaaaaattaactctgatccccatcaatttcatatcaataaatactctcatacttgccattcctcaaaacataattttttataaccatgtacacgatgtgtcccacctatgacgtcatcaaattgatgattttcctcttctcgccaaattttgctagaaattcatcatctttaggttagaaaaggcttgaaatggatttggtcgccaccttggagcaattttacattttgcatcgatatgcgtaaatacacgatacacaacgtgtgaaaatctctttctgctccacgaaggcggccacattcatttttagagaaaaccactcaaaaagtatgatttttcaaggatttttgtgaaaaatggcgggaaactgcatgttgatgacgtcatagtgaacataattggcacatgcgggatattttcgagatgtaatgtgttagcaaatgtattcagctgttatatggcaaaatatgttgttctttactggagaattaattttgaggccatattcgagtcttaacgtaccttctccttttcGAGCCCGTGGAACATTTTACGTTAGACGTCATCAACGGCCTTGGACTTGCATTATAGCTCTATGCATGCCTGTTATTGCTCTTTTCTCTCTCTCCTTTTGCTGTGACATTTCAGAGGTAAATATTAGTGACTCGGAGCAGACTCCAGTGGAACCCATCCGGTACTTAGCCCAATCGGTATAATTGCGCTGACGTAGCTTTGGACAACGGACGAAAGattttctgacagatggtcgtcgtcaaAACGGAATGAAGGCAGGTTGTGAACCCTGCTGGAGTTCGGAGAGCCCAGACTCAAACCCAGGTCTGGCCAACACACTGTCTCCTCTCTAATACCAAATTTGGGCACCAATACAAACCCTCATAGGGCCTCATTATTGCATGCAGagtatatatagttatttaaatgttgtttgaattatttttgttatctaGACGCCCTGAAGAAGAAGCTGAAGCTAAGCCACCCTGACAGCGACGATCTTGCTTTCCTGTATGGTACCATTGTTACTGACGGACAAGATGGAAAGGACGGGTCCAGGGATACACAGTCATCCAATGTGTGCGTCTTTGCAGAAAGACAGGcaagttttaaaacattttttttattgttagcATTTAACACATTTCATACTGAATGTTGCCTCCGCGCCTGTGTGATCATCTTCTAGTCTAGACCCTGTCGTTTTTGGCCCTGTTACAAAACTAAGAATACTCTCTAATGATAATGAACCAGGTTGCTATTAATATATGTCTAGTTATGTAAATCAGAAGGCCAACTTAATTTACTCTCTTCTCAGAAGGGAAGCCTTCCAAAAAGATCTGCTGGTTAATTAGTACATGGACGATCTTTATAGAAGCAGAAGTTCGGCCTACAAATTATGTGGTCGGGGGTTACATCATACAAGTAGTAGAGGGCAAACCAATTTGCTTTCTGGCCAGAGTAATTTTATAATAGCCATTTTCATGTCCGGTCTCTCCTTTTATAACACAGATTGACCGATCCCCATGCGGTTCCGGAGTAACGGCCAGAATCGCCAGACAGTATCATAAAGGTTATGTCAAACTGGGACAAGCCAAAACATTTCTGGGGCCATCTCAAGCTAAATTCACCGCCAAAGCTGTTAAGGAAATGACGTATGGCGGATTCAAGGCAGTCGTGGTGGAAGTTTCCGGTAAAGGTCACTACTGTGGGTCATCTACATTTTCTTTAGAGGAGGATGACGTCATAGGTCGAGGCTTTCTTCTGCAATGAAACATGATGGTCACTACTCTGGGAATTCAAAGTCGAGACCAAAATATGCAGAGATGAAACATTTTAGATCAGTATATAGATAGTAGGTGGTGAAATAATCAGTTGATTTAAGAGGCAAACACATTGTATATCTGATAGTTTTTATAAGTATAATGCATACAAGATGGTATTTCTCTAAAAGTGTCTAGC
This genomic window contains:
- the LOC138318113 gene encoding trans-L-3-hydroxyproline dehydratase-like, whose amino-acid sequence is MSEVHHGVEIRTREMHTGGEPLRVIESGFPSPRGDTILDKIRYTREKLDSYRKFLMYEPRGHFDMYGALLVPADNTKADLATIFMHNEGYSTMCGHAVIALGRYAVDSGLVQSPSSPETRVAIQCPCGLVEAFVEYKDGKTGNVRFNSVPAFVFATDVAIDVPGYGHVTVDIVYGGAFYAFVDDTQYNFRLGEVSIQEVRNAAGATTDALKKKLKLSHPDSDDLAFLYGTIVTDGQDGKDGSRDTQSSNVCVFAERQIDRSPCGSGVTARIARQYHKGYVKLGQAKTFLGPSQAKFTAKAVKEMTYGGFKAVVVEVSGKGHYCGSSTFSLEEDDVIGRGFLLQ